The Shewanella oneidensis MR-1 genome has a window encoding:
- a CDS encoding winged helix-turn-helix domain-containing protein, with protein sequence MAYIQLKFKLLVMPDGRNISMESLSDNEIKIITFLAKNYPLASNRDEILKNCWEGKVVTENSVNVAISNIRSFFQKENIQDFIVTLRGEGYQLSEKIIIKESNDPAALNSLSKGINLFLTSIKNHPATFLLNIITCLILMTIIKLYIWIILL encoded by the coding sequence ATGGCTTATATTCAGTTAAAATTTAAATTGTTAGTCATGCCGGATGGTAGAAATATTTCCATGGAGAGTTTATCTGATAACGAAATTAAAATAATAACTTTTTTAGCAAAAAATTATCCACTTGCATCAAATAGAGATGAGATTTTGAAAAATTGTTGGGAAGGAAAAGTCGTTACTGAAAATTCCGTAAATGTTGCAATCAGCAATATACGAAGTTTTTTTCAAAAAGAAAATATTCAAGATTTCATTGTAACCCTTAGAGGTGAAGGTTATCAACTTTCTGAAAAAATAATCATAAAAGAATCTAATGATCCTGCGGCTTTAAACTCATTATCAAAGGGTATCAATTTATTTTTAACCAGCATAAAAAATCACCCGGCAACTTTCCTTCTAAACATCATTACATGCCTTATTTTAATGACGATCATTAAACTATACATTTGGATTATATTACTATGA
- a CDS encoding type II toxin-antitoxin system RelE/ParE family toxin, translated as MTLAQWRATQSKTYLSGLKQTIQLLAETPTLGKNRPKVRMNVFSFPYSRHVIYYIQHERLCFLNRVSEQHSHHCSNIKLHSGFQAYLAQSACSKP; from the coding sequence ATTACGTTAGCCCAATGGAGGGCTACTCAGTCAAAGACCTATTTATCCGGACTTAAACAAACGATTCAGCTGCTGGCTGAAACACCCACCCTTGGGAAAAATAGACCCAAGGTACGTATGAATGTGTTTAGTTTTCCTTATTCACGTCACGTCATCTATTACATCCAACATGAACGGCTTTGTTTCCTAAATCGAGTCAGCGAACAACACTCTCATCATTGTTCAAATATCAAGCTACATAGTGGGTTTCAGGCATACTTAGCCCAGTCAGCTTGTTCAAAGCCCTAA
- a CDS encoding IS5-like element ISSod12 family transposase has translation MSKPRYKTTNWKQYNQALINRGSLTFWIDEDAIAKWKAKVEPPKKGRPQLFSDLAITTALMVKRIFSMPLRALQGFINSVFKLGDIPLSCPHYTCISKRAKTVNIAFKTKTRGAIEHLAIDSTGLKVYGEGEWKVKKHGTDGKRRVWRKLHIAVDTHSHEIIAAELSLSGVTDAEVMPNLLQQTHRKIRNISGDGAYDTKACHEAVRRKRALVLIPPREGAALWEKGHPRNLAVSWQQLHGSNKQWKKRYGYHRRSISETAMYRIKQLLGGTLSMRNYNAQVGETYAMIRALNKLTGLSMPETHYVA, from the coding sequence GTGTCAAAGCCTCGCTATAAAACAACCAACTGGAAGCAATACAACCAAGCCTTAATCAACCGCGGTTCACTTACCTTCTGGATTGATGAGGATGCAATTGCTAAGTGGAAAGCCAAGGTCGAGCCGCCCAAGAAAGGTCGCCCTCAATTATTTAGCGACTTAGCCATTACCACTGCGTTGATGGTTAAGCGTATTTTCTCTATGCCACTGAGAGCCTTACAGGGCTTTATCAATTCGGTGTTTAAACTGGGTGACATCCCATTATCTTGCCCGCATTACACCTGTATCAGTAAACGCGCGAAAACGGTCAATATTGCTTTTAAAACCAAGACTCGCGGCGCCATTGAGCACTTAGCTATCGACTCGACAGGCTTGAAGGTCTATGGCGAAGGTGAGTGGAAAGTGAAGAAACATGGCACAGATGGAAAGCGCAGAGTGTGGCGTAAACTGCATATTGCCGTAGATACACATAGCCATGAAATTATTGCCGCAGAACTCAGTTTATCAGGTGTCACAGACGCTGAAGTGATGCCCAATTTACTTCAGCAAACCCATCGAAAAATCCGCAATATCTCGGGTGATGGTGCTTACGACACGAAAGCCTGTCACGAAGCCGTTCGTCGAAAACGCGCTTTAGTACTGATCCCACCTAGGGAAGGTGCTGCGCTATGGGAAAAAGGGCATCCACGAAACTTAGCCGTCAGTTGGCAACAGCTTCATGGCTCAAATAAGCAATGGAAAAAACGGTATGGTTATCATCGCCGCTCAATCTCAGAAACCGCTATGTACAGGATAAAACAACTGCTAGGAGGCACGTTGAGCATGCGGAATTATAACGCTCAGGTGGGAGAAACTTACGCGATGATTAGGGCTTTGAACAAGCTGACTGGGCTAAGTATGCCTGAAACCCACTATGTAGCTTGA
- a CDS encoding IS256-like element ISSod4 family transposase — MTQPFNFEQALKDLQSGKSLTGKDSILGPLIKQLTEAALQAELEQHLAHDPQPNRKNGKTPKTIKHPSGNFELDAPRDRNGTFEPQLIKKNQTTLTDEIERKVLSMFSIGMSYRDINQHVEDMYGLNVSNATVSAITDKLIPELKAWQQRPLDSHYPIVWLDAIHYKVKEDGRYVSKAVYTLLALNMEGKKDILGLHLSENEGANYWLSVLTDLNHRGVKDILIACVDGLTGFPEAIASIFPHTETQLCVIHQIRNSMKYVASKNQKAFMADLKPVYRAVSKEAAEMALDELEAKWGDAYPLVINSWRRKWHNLSHYFKYPEHIRKVIYTTNAVEAVHRQFRKLTKTKGAFPNENSLLKLLYAGILNASDKWTMPIHNWSLCLSQLAIYFEGRLDSVLEI; from the coding sequence ATGACCCAACCTTTTAACTTCGAACAAGCCCTTAAAGATCTGCAATCAGGTAAAAGCCTCACAGGTAAAGACAGCATTCTTGGCCCACTGATCAAGCAACTCACTGAAGCCGCTCTCCAGGCTGAGCTTGAGCAGCATTTAGCGCATGATCCTCAGCCTAATCGTAAAAATGGCAAAACCCCTAAGACCATTAAGCATCCGTCCGGTAACTTTGAGTTAGACGCTCCTAGAGACCGCAATGGCACCTTTGAGCCTCAGTTGATTAAGAAAAATCAAACTACACTAACCGATGAAATCGAACGTAAAGTGTTATCGATGTTCAGTATAGGTATGAGCTATCGCGATATTAATCAACATGTTGAAGATATGTATGGGCTCAATGTGTCTAACGCAACAGTCAGTGCTATCACTGACAAACTCATCCCAGAACTTAAAGCGTGGCAGCAGCGCCCATTAGATAGCCATTATCCTATCGTGTGGCTTGATGCGATACATTATAAAGTCAAAGAGGATGGGCGCTACGTCAGTAAAGCCGTTTACACATTGTTAGCGCTTAATATGGAAGGAAAAAAGGACATTTTAGGGCTTCACTTATCCGAAAATGAAGGCGCTAATTACTGGCTATCCGTACTGACCGATCTTAATCATCGTGGTGTAAAAGATATTCTTATCGCCTGTGTTGACGGCTTGACCGGTTTCCCTGAGGCCATAGCCAGTATCTTTCCTCATACGGAAACACAGCTATGCGTTATCCATCAGATCCGCAACTCAATGAAGTATGTCGCCTCAAAAAATCAGAAAGCGTTTATGGCTGATTTAAAGCCTGTGTATCGAGCCGTGAGTAAAGAAGCCGCAGAGATGGCATTGGATGAACTGGAGGCCAAATGGGGTGATGCTTATCCGTTGGTAATCAACTCTTGGCGTCGCAAATGGCATAATTTGTCCCATTATTTTAAGTACCCAGAACATATCAGGAAAGTGATTTACACGACCAATGCGGTTGAGGCTGTACATCGCCAATTTAGAAAGCTCACCAAAACCAAAGGTGCATTTCCTAATGAAAATAGCTTGTTGAAGCTACTTTACGCAGGCATATTAAACGCCTCAGATAAATGGACTATGCCAATCCACAATTGGAGCCTTTGTTTATCTCAGTTAGCGATTTATTTTGAAGGACGTTTAGATAGCGTGCTAGAAATTTAA
- a CDS encoding IS3-like element ISSod17 family transposase (programmed frameshift) encodes MSHKRYPEQFKIEAVKQVTVGGHSVADVAQRLGTTTSLYACIKRYGPDSEEHLQKSAESAEIRRLQKELKRVTEESDLLKKRGVLRKPPRVRYAFIQEHHHSHSVRQLCQLFDVHPSGYYAWRSCAKSKRQCDNERLIGQLKQCWLESGGVYGYRKLHRDLRDLGEQCGINRVHRLMQRAGQRAQVGYRKPRTRSGEQHVVTQNRLERQFNPLAPNKAWVTDITYIKTHEGWLYLGAVMDLFSRRIIGWSMGSRITKELALDALLMAVWSRKPAGKVLVHSAQGSQYTSHDWSEFLSAHGLEGSMSRRGNCHDNAVAESFFQLLKRERIKRKIYATRDDAKMDVFNYIEMFYNPKRQHSSNDGLSPLEYERQYFNEVKSRLVK; translated from the exons ATGAGTCATAAACGTTACCCCGAACAATTCAAAATCGAAGCAGTAAAGCAAGTCACTGTTGGCGGTCATTCTGTTGCTGACGTTGCTCAGCGTTTAGGTACCACCACA AGTCTTTACGCCTGTATTAAGCGCTATGGTCCTGACTCCGAGGAACACCTTCAGAAGTCTGCGGAGTCCGCCGAAATTCGACGATTACAAAAAGAGCTTAAGCGTGTTACTGAAGAAAGTGACCTGTTAAAAAAACGCGGCGTACTTCGCAAGCCACCCCGAGTAAGATACGCCTTTATCCAAGAGCATCATCACAGCCACTCTGTGCGACAGTTGTGTCAGCTGTTTGATGTTCATCCGAGCGGGTATTACGCGTGGAGGAGCTGCGCAAAGTCGAAGCGACAATGTGACAATGAACGACTTATAGGCCAACTCAAACAATGTTGGCTTGAGTCTGGTGGTGTCTATGGATACCGCAAACTCCATCGAGATCTGCGTGATCTTGGCGAGCAATGCGGTATTAATCGTGTACATCGCCTGATGCAGCGAGCAGGACAGCGAGCACAAGTTGGCTATCGCAAGCCTAGAACTCGTAGTGGTGAGCAGCATGTTGTAACGCAAAATCGCTTAGAACGGCAATTCAACCCCTTAGCGCCGAACAAAGCGTGGGTGACGGATATTACGTACATCAAAACGCATGAAGGTTGGCTCTATCTTGGTGCTGTAATGGACTTGTTCTCACGTCGAATTATTGGTTGGTCAATGGGCAGTCGTATCACCAAAGAGCTTGCGTTAGATGCTTTATTAATGGCGGTATGGAGTCGTAAACCTGCTGGCAAAGTGTTGGTTCATTCAGCTCAAGGAAGCCAATACACGAGCCATGATTGGAGTGAGTTTCTAAGCGCTCATGGTTTGGAAGGTAGCATGAGCCGTCGAGGAAACTGCCACGATAACGCAGTAGCAGAGAGTTTCTTTCAACTGCTGAAACGTGAACGAATTAAGCGAAAAATCTATGCGACCAGGGACGACGCAAAGATGGATGTGTTTAATTATATTGAGATGTTTTACAACCCGAAACGACAGCATAGTTCCAATGATGGACTATCACCGTTAGAGTATGAACGTCAGTATTTTAATGAGGTTAAAAGTCGTCTAGTGAAGTAG
- a CDS encoding YgiW/YdeI family stress tolerance OB fold protein — protein sequence MYKFIITIFVMALSSTAMADQAGFQFTTGEPKTQGGFQGPNVKQVIRSVVSANNASDDDKVELTGYIVSSIGDDDYIFRDATGDIKANIDDDLWHGYTVTPDTKVIIRGEVDKDWSKVTVDVENIQIIQ from the coding sequence ATGTACAAATTTATTATTACCATTTTCGTAATGGCATTGTCATCAACAGCTATGGCTGACCAAGCTGGTTTTCAGTTTACTACGGGAGAACCTAAAACACAGGGCGGCTTCCAAGGTCCAAATGTCAAACAGGTGATTCGCAGTGTTGTGAGCGCGAACAATGCAAGTGATGACGATAAAGTTGAGTTAACAGGATATATTGTTTCTTCAATTGGAGACGATGATTATATATTCCGTGATGCCACAGGTGATATTAAGGCTAATATTGATGATGATTTATGGCATGGTTACACTGTAACGCCTGATACTAAGGTCATTATTCGTGGTGAAGTAGATAAAGATTGGTCTAAAGTGACTGTAGATGTAGAAAATATTCAAATTATACAGTAA